The following coding sequences are from one uncultured Desulfobacter sp. window:
- a CDS encoding methyl-accepting chemotaxis protein — MNWKELTIGKKITIGFGIVIILLVVLGVLSFRGVGGIVKNASEVIDGKSLDRELAQKEVDHLNWIGQVNALLTDAAVTKLTVQTDHTQCGFGKWLYGQGRKDAEALVPSLAPLLKEIEEPHRLLHESAVAIDAAFTPADPSLPGFIANKLVDHLAWAAKIQKALLENAPAIEVQTDHKLCAFGKWLYSDSAAKTAASDATLATLMEEIKAPHKQLHDSAKNLIEAYRQVHAGLRNTLRMRLDDHRRWAEEVSVGIITQTPFNVETDPEKCGFGKWLASEETSRLMAENDRFRSIFNQVKAPHRELHESAVKINNFIKSGNIQAAAAVFTSETQGHLKAVAVLFDQAIAYEEELMRGRERAIEIFQNQSLPMLNKTKELLNKFQHQAQALLEGQSRASAIYANQATPNLQKVQALLGDLRQEVKKNMLTDKAMLKAATGTKRNVAVIAVIAIIAGVLLAFVIAKGIIRVLTRISTGLGEGAEQVAAAANQVSSSSQSMAEGSSEQAASIEETSSSMEQMASMTKRNAENASNADSLMKESNGVVAGANKSMTELTLSMEDISKASEETSKIIKTIDEIAFQTNLLALNAAVEAARAGEAGAGFAVVADEVRNLAMRAADAAKDTAELIDGTVKKVHEGARIAANTNEAFTQVTESSKKVAQLVAEISEASKEQSEGISQVNTAIAEMDGVVQRNAANSEESASAAEQMSAQAEQLKDFVDDLVLLVTGKRNSSRGFGGRQPVKKISVKPKFGSPGGMKLTHAPKSLGADQISFDDGDEFKDF; from the coding sequence ATGAACTGGAAAGAATTGACCATTGGAAAAAAAATAACCATTGGTTTCGGCATTGTGATCATTCTTCTGGTCGTGCTGGGGGTATTGAGCTTCAGAGGCGTCGGCGGAATTGTCAAAAATGCATCCGAAGTCATTGACGGCAAGTCCCTGGACCGGGAGCTGGCCCAAAAGGAGGTGGATCACCTGAATTGGATTGGGCAGGTCAATGCTCTTTTAACCGATGCGGCGGTTACAAAATTGACTGTGCAGACCGATCATACCCAATGCGGGTTCGGTAAATGGCTTTACGGTCAAGGCCGGAAAGACGCCGAGGCCCTGGTCCCTTCCCTGGCACCTTTGCTCAAGGAGATCGAAGAACCCCATCGTCTGCTCCATGAATCCGCCGTTGCCATTGATGCGGCGTTTACCCCGGCAGATCCGTCGCTGCCGGGGTTCATTGCAAACAAGCTGGTAGATCACCTGGCGTGGGCCGCAAAAATTCAGAAGGCCCTCCTGGAAAATGCACCGGCCATTGAGGTGCAGACCGATCACAAACTGTGTGCCTTCGGCAAATGGCTTTACAGTGATTCGGCAGCTAAAACGGCTGCATCGGATGCAACCCTGGCGACCCTCATGGAGGAGATAAAAGCCCCCCATAAACAGCTTCACGATTCGGCAAAGAACCTCATTGAAGCTTATCGCCAAGTTCATGCCGGGCTGCGCAATACACTGCGCATGAGGCTGGACGACCACAGGCGATGGGCCGAAGAGGTCAGCGTCGGCATCATAACCCAGACGCCCTTTAATGTGGAAACCGATCCCGAAAAATGCGGGTTTGGAAAGTGGTTGGCATCAGAGGAAACTTCCCGCCTCATGGCTGAAAATGACCGGTTTAGATCTATTTTTAATCAAGTAAAGGCACCCCACCGGGAACTGCACGAAAGTGCCGTTAAAATCAACAATTTTATAAAATCAGGAAATATACAGGCTGCCGCGGCTGTTTTTACGTCGGAAACACAAGGGCATCTTAAAGCGGTTGCCGTACTTTTTGACCAGGCCATTGCGTACGAAGAAGAGCTGATGAGGGGACGGGAAAGGGCCATCGAGATATTTCAAAATCAATCCCTGCCGATGTTGAATAAAACCAAAGAACTGCTGAATAAATTTCAGCACCAGGCCCAGGCCCTTCTGGAAGGACAGTCCAGGGCATCCGCCATTTATGCAAACCAGGCCACACCCAATTTGCAAAAAGTCCAGGCGCTTTTAGGCGATCTCAGACAAGAGGTCAAGAAAAATATGCTCACGGACAAGGCCATGCTGAAAGCCGCCACAGGCACCAAGAGAAATGTAGCTGTTATTGCAGTCATTGCCATTATTGCCGGCGTGTTACTGGCCTTTGTCATTGCCAAAGGAATTATCCGTGTTTTGACCCGGATCAGTACGGGGTTGGGTGAAGGCGCCGAGCAGGTCGCCGCTGCCGCTAACCAGGTCTCTTCTTCCAGCCAATCCATGGCTGAAGGCTCTTCCGAGCAGGCCGCCTCCATTGAAGAGACCTCCTCTTCCATGGAACAGATGGCTTCCATGACAAAGCGGAACGCGGAAAATGCCTCCAATGCCGATTCATTAATGAAAGAGTCCAATGGGGTTGTGGCCGGGGCCAATAAGTCCATGACCGAACTCACCTTGTCCATGGAAGATATCTCCAAAGCCAGTGAGGAGACATCAAAGATTATCAAAACCATTGACGAGATCGCGTTTCAGACCAATCTGCTTGCCTTGAATGCGGCAGTGGAGGCCGCCCGGGCCGGAGAAGCCGGTGCCGGATTCGCTGTCGTGGCGGATGAGGTCAGAAATCTTGCCATGCGGGCGGCGGATGCAGCCAAGGACACGGCAGAATTGATTGATGGTACTGTAAAAAAGGTCCATGAGGGGGCCAGGATTGCCGCCAACACCAACGAGGCATTCACCCAGGTAACGGAAAGTTCCAAAAAGGTGGCCCAACTGGTGGCTGAAATATCTGAAGCCTCCAAAGAGCAGTCCGAAGGCATTTCACAGGTCAATACGGCCATTGCTGAAATGGACGGTGTGGTCCAGCGCAATGCCGCCAATTCAGAAGAATCCGCATCCGCTGCAGAGCAAATGAGTGCCCAGGCAGAACAACTGAAGGATTTTGTTGACGATCTTGTGCTGCTGGTGACTGGAAAGAGAAATTCGAGCCGCGGCTTTGGCGGACGGCAGCCGGTCAAAAAGATTTCGGTAAAGCCCAAGTTCGGTTCACCGGGCGGGATGAAACTGACCCACGCCCCTAAATCGCTTGGCGCTGATCAGATTTCGTTTGATGATGGGGATGAATTTAAGGACTTTTAG
- a CDS encoding radical SAM protein, whose protein sequence is MKYEGPIYRPPSEADSLLIQATVGCPHNKCTFCTIYKNGTRFKIRPVQEIKADMDTALKMYGPNVKTLFFPAGNTIAMKTDDLADICRYARNVFPGLQRITVYGSSQYIHIKGPDGLKQLADAGLNRIHVGLESGNDDVLRHVKKGVDAKRQIQAGQWVVAAGIELSLYVVLGLGGMELTNAHAEATAEAFNQINPDFIRLRTFVPKINTQMLEEVESGKFKMLGPHGILDETERLIRQLDVTSYLASDHYTNYINVHGKLPESKTQIIKQIQAARQQPESTFRPFFIGEQ, encoded by the coding sequence ATGAAATATGAAGGTCCCATATATCGGCCCCCCAGTGAAGCCGATTCTCTTTTAATCCAAGCCACGGTGGGATGCCCCCACAATAAATGCACGTTTTGTACGATTTATAAAAATGGGACGCGTTTTAAGATCAGGCCGGTTCAAGAGATTAAAGCGGATATGGATACCGCACTCAAAATGTATGGGCCCAATGTCAAAACACTGTTCTTCCCGGCGGGAAACACCATTGCCATGAAAACCGATGACCTGGCTGACATCTGCCGCTATGCCCGCAACGTGTTTCCTGGTTTGCAACGAATAACGGTCTACGGCTCCTCCCAATATATCCACATAAAAGGGCCGGACGGTTTAAAACAATTGGCGGATGCGGGGTTAAACCGGATCCATGTAGGTCTTGAATCCGGTAACGATGATGTGCTGCGCCATGTGAAAAAAGGGGTGGATGCCAAACGCCAGATCCAGGCAGGTCAATGGGTGGTTGCCGCCGGCATAGAGTTAAGTCTATATGTTGTATTGGGGCTGGGCGGTATGGAATTAACAAACGCACATGCAGAGGCAACGGCAGAGGCCTTCAACCAGATTAATCCGGACTTTATCCGGCTTAGAACCTTTGTACCCAAAATCAACACCCAAATGCTGGAAGAAGTTGAGTCCGGCAAATTTAAAATGCTCGGCCCACATGGTATTTTAGACGAGACCGAACGATTGATTCGACAGTTGGACGTCACTTCCTACCTGGCCAGTGATCATTACACAAATTATATTAACGTCCACGGTAAACTGCCTGAATCAAAAACCCAGATAATCAAACAGATTCAAGCCGCACGTCAGCAACCCGAATCAACATTTCGACCTTTTTTTATTGGAGAGCAATAA
- a CDS encoding transposase has protein sequence MAEDEESPIISELIDYIKQQGDMIQKLKDELAELKGQKAKPKIKPSNLDKKTAIKRKNTQGKKRPGSQKRSKTKQLEINEDKIVQPDLIPAGSEFKGYQDFIVQDLIIGNWNIRYRRARYKTPNGDYIIGGLPDHVSQNHFGSTLTAFILYQYYHGHVTQPLILEQLREYGISISSGQINSIITENKDQYHAEKDEILSAGLKFSSHINVDDTGARHNGKNGYCTHIGNNFFAWFKSTDSKSRINFLQLLRCNHKDYVINDAAIEYMKQQRLPKYQLEKLQNQCFSTERNWKSFLFQNKIRKKRHKRIATEGALLGSLLDHGWNQDLAIISDDAGQFNILTHALCWVHAERTIQKLIGFTQKRKDQIESVRSDIWDLYADLKKYQQGPTSGAKFDLNKRFDNIFGQKTGYAALDLALNRILKNKSELLLVLERPDIPLHNNLSESDIREYVKKRKISGSTRSSAGRACRDTFTSIKKTCRKLGVSFWDYLIDRSETRGNIPSLSDLMVRKMEEQIS, from the coding sequence ATGGCTGAAGATGAAGAATCTCCTATAATCTCAGAGTTGATAGACTATATCAAACAACAAGGGGACATGATTCAAAAGTTGAAAGATGAGCTTGCCGAATTAAAAGGTCAGAAGGCTAAACCCAAAATCAAACCTTCAAATCTTGATAAGAAAACAGCCATAAAAAGAAAAAATACTCAGGGTAAAAAACGCCCGGGTTCCCAAAAGAGATCAAAGACAAAGCAACTCGAAATTAATGAGGACAAAATTGTTCAGCCGGATTTAATCCCTGCCGGCAGCGAATTTAAAGGGTACCAGGATTTTATCGTCCAAGATCTCATTATAGGAAACTGGAACATCCGGTATCGTAGAGCCCGATATAAAACCCCAAACGGGGACTATATTATCGGCGGGTTGCCGGATCATGTTTCTCAAAATCATTTTGGTTCTACTTTGACAGCCTTTATATTGTATCAATACTATCATGGCCATGTTACCCAACCGTTGATTCTTGAGCAACTGCGAGAGTATGGCATCAGTATTTCAAGTGGACAGATCAATTCGATCATCACTGAAAATAAAGATCAATATCATGCAGAAAAGGATGAAATTTTATCTGCAGGATTAAAATTTTCAAGCCATATTAATGTGGATGATACCGGTGCCAGGCATAATGGGAAAAATGGTTACTGCACCCATATCGGTAATAATTTTTTCGCCTGGTTTAAAAGTACCGACAGCAAAAGCAGAATCAATTTCCTCCAGTTATTGCGGTGCAACCATAAAGATTATGTCATTAACGACGCTGCCATTGAATATATGAAACAGCAGCGGCTTCCCAAGTACCAACTGGAAAAACTTCAAAACCAGTGTTTTTCAACTGAACGTAACTGGAAATCATTTTTGTTTCAGAACAAAATCCGTAAAAAACGCCACAAAAGGATTGCAACTGAGGGGGCTCTTCTGGGTAGTCTGCTTGATCATGGCTGGAATCAGGATCTTGCCATAATCAGTGATGATGCAGGTCAGTTCAATATCCTGACCCATGCTTTATGCTGGGTCCATGCAGAAAGAACAATCCAAAAATTAATCGGTTTTACACAAAAACGAAAGGATCAAATTGAGTCGGTCCGGTCCGATATCTGGGATTTATACGCTGATTTAAAAAAATATCAGCAAGGCCCGACAAGTGGAGCAAAGTTTGACCTCAATAAGCGGTTTGATAATATTTTTGGACAAAAAACCGGTTATGCGGCATTAGACCTGGCCCTAAACAGAATCCTCAAAAACAAGTCTGAGCTGCTGTTGGTTCTTGAGAGGCCTGATATTCCATTGCATAATAATTTGAGCGAAAGCGATATCCGAGAATATGTCAAAAAACGAAAAATCAGTGGTTCAACCAGAAGTTCTGCGGGAAGGGCCTGCCGAGACACCTTTACAAGTATTAAAAAGACATGCCGGAAATTAGGGGTTTCGTTTTGGGATTACCTGATAGATCGGAGTGAGACCCGAGGAAACATCCCCTCCCTTTCGGATTTAATGGTCAGAAAAATGGAAGAGCAAATTTCGTAA
- a CDS encoding IS66 family transposase produces MDIKQDELDALLERVRSNELQDGDYELIKALVETVAYLNTLSNEKAASIKRLLKMVFGDKTEKKKTSNPQNRPKRKKKKKGHGKNGANAYKGAKKIKICHQSLKSGNDCPACEKGKLYGEKPPAKIVRITGGAPFQATVYELQRLRCNLCGQIFTAQAPDNVGKEKYDAKSGAMLALLKYGSGVPLYRLGKLQASLGMPLPPSTQWEIIESVADKIHPVYTELVRQAAQGKVLYNDDTTMKILSLIKETDKAAKRKGMFTSGILSECDVGKIALFFTGHNHAGENLSRVLKERGSREDRPIQMCDALSRNLPKGFESILCNCLVHGRRNFVDVMDDFPEECDHVIDTVAKIYEHDHKVREQGLDDAQRLQYHQTHSGPLMRALKVWLEDKFENKEVEPNSSLGKAISYMLNHWQELTRFLEIPGAPLDNNLCEQLLKKSILHRKNSLFYKTEHGAYIGDLFMSLIHTCNLQNINPFEYLTALQKHSSEIFQNPSDWLPWSFENTIAKKSGETADNL; encoded by the coding sequence ATGGACATAAAGCAGGACGAACTTGACGCGCTCCTTGAGCGGGTAAGATCAAATGAACTGCAGGACGGCGATTATGAGTTGATCAAAGCATTGGTTGAAACCGTTGCTTATTTGAATACGTTGTCCAATGAAAAAGCAGCATCCATTAAACGGTTATTAAAAATGGTATTCGGCGATAAGACCGAAAAGAAGAAAACGTCGAATCCGCAGAACCGGCCGAAACGAAAAAAGAAGAAAAAAGGTCACGGCAAAAATGGTGCAAACGCCTATAAAGGTGCCAAGAAGATCAAGATCTGTCATCAAAGCCTTAAGTCAGGTAATGATTGCCCTGCCTGTGAAAAAGGTAAATTGTATGGTGAAAAACCACCTGCCAAGATCGTCCGGATAACAGGCGGTGCTCCCTTCCAGGCGACAGTATATGAACTGCAGAGATTGCGGTGTAACCTTTGTGGGCAGATTTTTACTGCCCAGGCGCCCGACAATGTGGGCAAAGAAAAATATGATGCCAAATCCGGTGCCATGCTGGCCCTTCTAAAATATGGCAGCGGAGTCCCTTTATACCGCTTGGGCAAACTTCAGGCTAGCCTGGGGATGCCGCTGCCCCCATCGACCCAATGGGAAATCATCGAAAGCGTAGCAGACAAGATTCATCCGGTATATACAGAGTTAGTCCGTCAGGCTGCACAAGGCAAGGTGTTGTACAATGACGACACGACAATGAAAATTTTATCCTTGATAAAAGAAACAGACAAGGCAGCCAAGCGAAAAGGGATGTTCACTTCCGGAATCCTGTCAGAATGTGACGTAGGAAAGATTGCCCTGTTTTTTACCGGCCACAATCATGCTGGAGAAAATTTATCCAGGGTTCTGAAAGAACGGGGATCCAGAGAAGATCGGCCAATACAGATGTGTGATGCTCTGTCCAGGAATCTGCCAAAAGGTTTTGAATCGATATTATGCAATTGTCTCGTGCATGGACGCCGTAACTTTGTCGACGTCATGGACGATTTCCCTGAGGAGTGTGACCATGTAATTGATACAGTGGCTAAAATTTATGAGCACGATCATAAGGTAAGGGAGCAAGGCCTGGACGATGCTCAACGCCTTCAATATCATCAAACCCACAGCGGTCCACTGATGCGGGCGCTTAAAGTATGGCTGGAAGACAAGTTTGAAAACAAAGAAGTAGAACCCAACTCCAGTCTGGGCAAGGCCATATCATATATGTTGAATCACTGGCAGGAATTGACCCGTTTCCTGGAGATCCCTGGAGCACCGCTGGATAATAATCTTTGCGAACAATTGCTGAAAAAGTCGATTCTGCACCGAAAAAATTCATTATTTTATAAAACCGAACACGGTGCCTATATTGGCGACCTGTTCATGAGCCTGATACATACCTGCAACCTGCAAAATATAAATCCCTTTGAATACCTGACCGCACTACAGAAGCACTCTTCCGAGATCTTCCAAAACCCTTCTGACTGGTTGCCGTGGTCATTTGAAAACACAATCGCTAAAAAATCAGGGGAAACAGCTGATAATCTGTAA
- the tnpB gene encoding IS66 family insertion sequence element accessory protein TnpB (TnpB, as the term is used for proteins encoded by IS66 family insertion elements, is considered an accessory protein, since TnpC, encoded by a neighboring gene, is a DDE family transposase.) translates to MIQITPQMRIMLAVTPADFRKGIDGLAAVCRRVLKQNPFSGYVFVFRNKPGTALKILIYDGQGFWLCQKRLSKGRFKWWPKKGGDEIHPLAAHELQMLIWNGNPQKNNVLLWKKI, encoded by the coding sequence ATGATCCAAATCACACCGCAAATGCGGATAATGCTGGCGGTAACTCCTGCTGATTTTCGAAAGGGGATCGACGGCCTGGCAGCTGTTTGTCGCAGGGTGTTAAAACAAAATCCTTTTTCCGGATATGTTTTTGTTTTCAGAAACAAACCGGGGACTGCCCTGAAGATACTAATATATGATGGCCAGGGCTTCTGGCTTTGTCAAAAAAGATTGAGCAAGGGGCGTTTTAAATGGTGGCCTAAAAAGGGAGGAGATGAAATTCACCCATTGGCTGCACATGAATTACAGATGTTGATATGGAACGGAAATCCTCAAAAAAATAATGTACTTTTGTGGAAAAAAATCTAG
- a CDS encoding DUF4338 domain-containing protein: protein MQIKQQTFCGRKFTGKEIALIQEVVATCGGLSRRELAHTVCELLEWKRPNDRLKVRECSDFLELLEAKGALTLPEKKQQTKIVFHKSIPQTPCKQPHSTLRGSVEEFTPLEIQRVQNREQRDLFKELIGRHHYLGYAMPFGARLQYLIYVNRPHREIVGCIQFSSPAWRMRARDEWIGWTDERRKVALQKVVNNSRFLILAPIQNLASMILSCSLRELRDDWEQQYGLKPMLVETFVDRQQFHGGCYRASTWIELGKTTGRGRMDRFGKRHGADVKTILVYPLEKDAVHQLREGI, encoded by the coding sequence ATGCAAATCAAGCAACAAACCTTTTGTGGTCGAAAGTTTACCGGTAAAGAAATCGCATTAATCCAGGAAGTCGTTGCTACCTGTGGAGGCCTTAGCCGACGAGAACTGGCACATACCGTATGCGAACTTCTGGAATGGAAACGCCCTAATGATCGGCTAAAAGTCCGGGAATGTAGTGATTTTTTGGAGCTTTTAGAGGCCAAGGGAGCTCTAACCCTTCCTGAAAAGAAACAACAAACAAAGATCGTTTTTCACAAGAGTATTCCCCAAACACCCTGTAAGCAACCCCACAGCACTTTGCGTGGCAGCGTAGAAGAATTTACACCTCTTGAGATACAGCGGGTTCAGAATCGAGAGCAGAGGGATCTGTTTAAGGAACTCATCGGTCGCCATCATTACCTGGGATATGCAATGCCTTTTGGCGCCAGATTGCAGTATCTGATTTATGTAAACCGTCCCCATCGAGAAATTGTGGGGTGCATCCAGTTCTCAAGCCCTGCCTGGCGGATGCGTGCTCGCGATGAATGGATCGGTTGGACAGATGAAAGGCGTAAGGTCGCTCTACAAAAGGTGGTGAACAACAGCCGTTTTCTGATCCTTGCTCCCATCCAAAATTTAGCGAGCATGATACTGTCATGTAGTCTCCGGGAACTCAGAGATGATTGGGAACAGCAGTATGGTCTTAAACCCATGCTGGTAGAGACATTTGTGGATCGACAACAATTCCACGGTGGCTGTTATCGGGCATCGACCTGGATTGAGTTGGGGAAAACCACTGGTCGTGGGCGCATGGACCGATTCGGCAAACGTCATGGCGCTGATGTAAAAACCATATTAGTATATCCACTGGAAAAAGATGCTGTTCACCAACTCAGGGAGGGGATATGA
- a CDS encoding ISKra4 family transposase, protein MNPAVSLSAVEHLPSPVIDPGQKCYDDIVNFLNSKENHSVKLSDLEQELEKRGRELMRILLQEHLDKLGPSHCEEPVCGADGIVRPKVRPQDRKIETVFGTVSESRAGYGNKGVASLHPLDARLNLPPELYSLELRRRVAENASKSSFDETVETIKKTTGADIPKRQVEELTQRAARDFDAFYEIRQCSPADETVTGPILVITTDGKGVVMHEQDLREQTRKAARKRKPQMESRLSKGEKKNAKRMATVAAVYTIDTFKRTPQDLLPGNDKSNTKTSPHPEQKRVWASLEKSAEQVIASAFSEASHRDPNHEKHWVALVDGENQQLRILKRMAKRQNVALTIIVDIIHVIEYLWKAGRAFHPKSGPELEKWVQYRLAKVLDGKAGLMAGGMRRSATLKKFTGKQRKPVEACATYLKNKAPYLEYHHYLDLGLPIATGVIEGACRHLVKDRMDITGAKWRLSSAEAVLRLRALRSSNDFDEYWNFHEACEYERNHRALYQHGEVPATKLPKPSPKRRGHLKVIK, encoded by the coding sequence ATGAATCCAGCGGTTTCCCTTTCTGCTGTGGAGCATTTACCTTCCCCCGTCATTGATCCGGGGCAAAAATGCTATGATGATATTGTCAATTTTCTTAATTCCAAGGAGAATCATTCAGTGAAACTCAGTGATTTGGAACAAGAACTTGAAAAACGAGGACGTGAGCTGATGCGCATCCTGCTTCAGGAACATTTAGACAAGCTCGGTCCCAGTCATTGTGAAGAGCCGGTCTGTGGAGCCGATGGCATTGTTCGACCGAAAGTGAGGCCACAGGATCGAAAAATCGAAACCGTATTTGGAACGGTATCGGAAAGTCGTGCCGGATATGGAAACAAGGGCGTGGCAAGTTTGCACCCGTTGGATGCCCGATTGAATCTTCCCCCAGAACTTTATTCCCTCGAACTTCGTCGCCGTGTGGCTGAAAACGCTTCAAAGAGTTCTTTTGACGAGACTGTCGAAACGATCAAGAAAACCACTGGAGCCGATATTCCCAAACGTCAGGTAGAAGAGTTAACACAGCGAGCAGCTCGGGATTTTGACGCATTTTATGAAATACGGCAATGCAGCCCGGCGGATGAGACAGTTACTGGTCCAATACTGGTAATCACCACCGATGGTAAGGGCGTGGTAATGCATGAGCAGGACCTGCGGGAACAAACCCGGAAAGCTGCCCGGAAACGAAAGCCTCAGATGGAAAGCCGGCTATCCAAAGGGGAAAAGAAAAATGCCAAGCGAATGGCAACCGTTGCCGCTGTATATACTATAGATACGTTTAAACGTACGCCCCAAGACTTGCTTCCGGGGAATGACAAGTCGAATACAAAAACAAGCCCTCACCCGGAACAAAAGCGTGTATGGGCAAGCCTTGAAAAATCAGCCGAGCAGGTCATTGCATCGGCCTTTTCTGAGGCCTCCCACCGTGATCCCAACCACGAAAAACATTGGGTTGCCTTAGTGGACGGCGAAAATCAACAACTACGAATCCTGAAACGTATGGCCAAAAGACAAAATGTGGCCCTTACGATCATTGTTGATATTATTCATGTTATTGAATACCTCTGGAAAGCTGGCAGGGCATTTCATCCCAAATCCGGCCCGGAGCTTGAAAAATGGGTCCAGTACCGCTTGGCTAAAGTACTCGATGGCAAGGCCGGATTGATGGCAGGGGGGATGCGTAGAAGTGCTACATTAAAAAAATTTACAGGCAAACAACGTAAACCTGTAGAAGCCTGCGCAACGTATTTGAAAAATAAAGCACCGTACCTTGAATACCATCATTATCTTGACCTTGGCCTCCCTATTGCCACAGGAGTTATTGAGGGCGCATGTCGTCATCTTGTAAAGGACCGAATGGATATAACTGGTGCCAAATGGCGGTTGTCCAGTGCTGAAGCAGTGTTGCGTCTGCGTGCCTTGCGGAGTAGTAACGATTTTGATGAGTATTGGAATTTTCATGAAGCCTGCGAATACGAACGTAATCACCGGGCTCTTTATCAACATGGTGAGGTTCCGGCTACAAAGCTACCAAAACCTTCACCGAAACGACGGGGGCATCTAAAAGTGATCAAGTAA
- a CDS encoding ATP-binding protein produces the protein METQGCLFDERFLNKYVGKSILCDSKIAVMELVANAWDAGATRVDIAWPDSNDNFPFSIQDNGVGMNQSELLHRWRMLAYNRQASQGEIAECPPEFESTNRKAFGRNGVGRFAGFCFGESYFIDTVKEGKGVVYQVSQGAGASPFTLDLINKYDATNEHGTKIFVEAFSPPPLTSEQIKTEIGMRFLTEPLFEVFVNNDKVHFNDIPDRHINHKDIELDGIGTIKITIIDTFETDKTANQHGIAWHVNGRLVGECSWKSEGFKELIDERRIAAKRYTFIIKADFLADAVSPDWTGFDTTNHLYKTAYDSVYREVRAFVLEITKGKRESILKELKEVHQSQLIQMAQFKRKKWATFVCVLPVSLREIPSTG, from the coding sequence ATGGAAACACAAGGCTGCCTTTTCGACGAAAGATTTTTAAATAAGTATGTTGGCAAATCCATCTTATGTGATTCTAAGATAGCTGTTATGGAATTAGTTGCAAATGCCTGGGATGCAGGGGCGACAAGAGTGGACATAGCCTGGCCGGATTCTAATGACAATTTCCCCTTTTCAATACAAGACAATGGGGTTGGAATGAACCAAAGTGAACTTCTTCACCGATGGAGAATGTTGGCTTATAATCGGCAGGCGAGTCAAGGAGAAATTGCTGAATGCCCTCCTGAGTTTGAATCAACCAATAGGAAAGCATTTGGGCGAAATGGTGTTGGCAGATTTGCTGGTTTCTGCTTCGGTGAGTCTTATTTTATAGATACAGTTAAAGAGGGTAAAGGTGTAGTCTACCAAGTTTCTCAAGGGGCTGGTGCATCCCCATTCACATTAGATTTGATAAATAAATATGATGCAACAAATGAGCATGGGACAAAAATATTTGTCGAAGCCTTTTCCCCTCCTCCTTTGACTTCTGAACAGATAAAAACAGAAATTGGCATGCGATTCCTTACTGAGCCCCTTTTTGAAGTCTTCGTTAACAATGACAAGGTTCATTTTAATGATATCCCAGATCGGCATATTAATCATAAAGACATAGAGCTTGATGGCATTGGTACGATTAAAATTACAATTATTGACACATTTGAAACAGATAAAACCGCTAACCAGCATGGGATAGCATGGCATGTAAATGGAAGATTAGTGGGTGAATGCAGTTGGAAAAGTGAAGGTTTTAAAGAACTGATTGATGAGAGACGTATTGCTGCTAAAAGGTATACTTTTATAATAAAAGCTGATTTTTTAGCTGATGCTGTAAGCCCGGATTGGACAGGTTTTGACACTACAAATCATCTTTACAAAACAGCTTATGATTCCGTTTATAGAGAGGTTAGAGCTTTTGTTTTAGAAATAACAAAGGGTAAGCGAGAGTCAATATTAAAAGAGTTAAAGGAAGTTCATCAAAGCCAGTTAATTCAAATGGCACAATTCAAAAGAAAAAAGTGGGCGACTTTTGTTTGTGTCCTTCCGGTAAGCCTGCGTGAAATACCCAGTACCGGGTGA